The Streptomyces sp. JB150 genomic interval AGGGCTTGCTTCTCCTGTAAGGGAGTCGATCTCTGATGTCTGCGAGAAGAATCAGCCGTGCCCGTACGCGGGCCGCCACAGGACTCGCCCTCGCCACGCTGGCCGCCGGAACCGCGGCCGGGCCGGCCGCGGCCGAGACCGCCGCCCAGCCCAAGGCCGCCCCCGCGGCGCCCGCCGCCGACTGCAGCGCGGCTTTCCGGATCGAACAGAAGCTCGCCTCCGGCACCACCTGGCGGATGTGCTGGCGTCCCGAGCCGCGCGAGGGGATCGTTCTGGAGGACATCTCCTATCAGCCGCCGGGCGAGGCCCGCCTGATCAAGGTCCTCAACAGCGCCAAGCTCGCCCAGATCCATGTGCCGTACGACGACGGCCACAGCGAGTTCGACGACCTGACGGACTACTTCTTCGGCAAGGGCTTGCTGGAGATGTCGCCCGGCGAATGCCCCGGCGGCACCATCAGGACCGTCAAGGTGCCCGGCTCCGCCGCCGTCAAGGGCCTGTGCACCACCACCCGCGCCCGCGGCCACGCCTACCGCTACCAGCCGGACACGGGCAGGTTTTACCAGAAGCAGGGCAGGGACCTGCTCGTCTACAGCGTCAACGAGGTCGACTGGTACGAGTACATCACCGAGTGGCGCTTCTCCGACGACGGCACCATCTCCATGAACGTCGGCGCGACCGGCAGTCTCTCGCCCCACGACTACGACGCCGGCGACGGCCGCGGGTGGCCGGTCGGCAAGGGCGCCGCGGCGAAGGCGACCAGTCACAGCCACAACGTCTTCTGGAAGCTCGACTTCGCGCTCGACGGTTCCTCCAAGACGAAGATCGAACAGTACGACTCGACGGTCAGCCCGCCCGGCCAGGGCCGCCCGGGGCCGTCCAACAAGACCACCCGCACCAAGGTCACCAAGGAACGCGCCGGCGACATCAAGAACATGCGCTGGTGGCGCGTGGTCAGCACGGCCGGCAAGAACAAGGACGGGCACCGCGGTCGTACGAACTGGTGCCCGGCCCCACCGCCAAGTACCCGGGCCGTGCCTTCACCAAGCACGACATCTACTTCACCGAGTACAAGAAGTGCGAGCAGTACGCCAGTGACAACCCGCACGACTGCGGTCCCGGCGGCGGCCGGTCGGTCGACAAGTGGGTCAATGGGCAGACCCTCACCCGGCCCGTGGTCTGGATGAACATCGGGTTCCACCACATCGCCCGCGACGAGGACCAGCAGCCCATGCCGGTCCACTGGCAGGGCTTCTCCATCTCGCCGCGCGACGTCACCGCTATGAATCCGCTCACTCCGAAGGAGCTGGCGGGCGAGAACGGCCAGCCGGACTAGGCAGGTTGAGTAAAGGTCCGCCTCCATCGGGCTGCACCGCCGACCGCTCCCGGAGTACCCTTCCTTGATCGTTGACACGGGAGTGGCGGTAAGTGGAAGGCGGTGCGCGGGTGGGCTCGGGAGGGCTGGAGCTGCCCCCTGGTGACGAGGCTGGTCACGAGGGGAACTCCACAGACGTCCCGCCCGGCACGGTGTCCCTGGCCAGGCCGATGGAGACGGGCTCCATCGGCCCGGAACTGGACTGGGACGCCGACGCCTGGCGCGAGGTGCGCACCCGCGCCCAGCGGGCGGGCCGGGCGTACATCTGGCTGAACCTGGTGGAACAGCGGCTGCGCGCGGTGGTGGCCGCCGTGCTGCGACCCATCTACGAACCCGTCCACGGCGACGACTGGGTGGTCGCCGCCGCCGGACCGGCCGGCCAGGAGTGGGTGCAGCGCGCGGTCGCGGTCCGCGAGGTCAGCCGCCGCAAGGGCTATCTGCTCGACCCGGCCGACGACAACGTCCTCAGCTTCCTCACCCTGCCGCAGCTGCGCGAGCTGATGGTGCAGCACTGGCCGTGCTTCGAGCCGTACATCGACGAGCGCCGCGACGTCGAACTCGCGCTTGACGAACTGGAGGTGACCCGCAACGTCGTCTCCCGCAACCGGGCGCTGTCCGAGGCCGTGCTGAGCCAGGCCGAGCGGGCCTCGGCGCGGCTGCTGGAGATCCTGGGCGCGGGCGGCGACGTGCCGTCGGCGCGCCGGCTGCCCGTCGACGCGGTCGAGGACCTGGTCGGCGACCGGTACGCCGACGTGGTCGCCGTCCACCCCGACCGGGTCCGGCTGCTGCGCCAGTTCCCGGCCGAGGACATCTTCGGCCGCGCCCGCCGCCTCGACGCCATCGGCATCGGCCTCAACCTGCTCGTGCAGAACTTCTCCGGGCGGCGCCTGGTCCGTCTCGCCGAGGCCGGCTGCCGCGTCCGGCTGCTGTTCCTCAACCCGGCCTCCAGCGCCGTCAAGCGGCGCGAGCGCGAACTGGGCATCAAACGCGGCGAACTGAGCCGGGCCGTGGAGATGAACATCCTGCACATGCGCCGGGTGCGGGCCCGGCTGCGCGACCCCGGCGCCTTCGAGATCCAGGTCTTCGACGAGACCCCGCGCTTCACCGCCTATCTCGTGGACGGCGACGGTTCCGACGGCATCGCGGTCGTGCAGTCCTATCTGCGCCGGACGCGCGGCATGGAGGCGCCCGTGCTGGTGCTGCGCGGCGGCAGCCGGGTGGTCAGGGCGGACGACCCGGAGGGGACGCTGGACGGCGGCCTCTTCCCCACCTACCGGGAGGAGTTCGAACTGGCCTGGGCCGATTCGCGGCCTGTGTCGTGAAATGCGGCCTGTGGTGGGGAACGCGGCTCTTGGCGCACCGTTAAGCGGAAGGCGGTCCGCCGATTGTCAGTGGCGCATGCGAGGGTGGAGACCACTGGGGGAGAGCACCACCGAGGAGGGGGACCGCCCATGGGCTGGCACCGGGAGCTGCTGACCGGCTTCGACCTGGAGACGACGGGGACGGACCCGCACACCGCACGCATCGTCACGGCCGCCGTGATCGAGGTCAGGGACGGGCAGCCCCTCGGCCGCAGGGAATGGCTCGCGGACCCGGGGGTCGAGATTCCCGCGGACGCGGTCGCCGTGCACGGCATCAGCAACGAACGCGCGGCGGCCGAGGGCCGGCCCGCCGACCGGGTCGCGGACGCCGTCGCGGACGTCCTCACGGGGTACTGGAAGACGGGCGTCCCGGTCGTCGTCTACAACGCCTCCTTCGACCTGACCCTGCTCTCCGCCGAACTGCGGCGCTACGGCCTGCCGTCGCTGCGCGACCGCCTCGGCGGCCAGGACCCCGCCCCGGTCATCGACCCGTACACCATCGACCGCCGCGCCGACCGCTACCGCCGCGGCAAGCGCACCCTCGAAGCCGTCTGCACCGAGTACGGCGTGCCGCTCGACTCCGCCCACGACGCCACCGCCGACGCCCTCGCCGCCGCCCGGCTGGCCCGCGCGATAGCCGGCCGCCACCCCAAGATCGCGGCCCTCGGCCCGGCGGAGCTGCACCGCCGCCAGATCGAGTGGTACGCCGAGTGGGCGGCGGACTTCCAGAACTTCCTGCGCCGCAAGGGCGACGCGGCGGCGGTGGTGGACGGCGCCTGGCCGGTGCGGGAGCCGACCACCGCGACGACCGGCTGACCGGGCGGCCATCGCGGCTACCGGCTGACCTGCCGGGCTCTGCGGGGAACGGTCTGCCCGGCTGACCGGCCGACCACCGCGGGGAACCGCCTCGCCTCAGAACGGGTACCAGCGCACGGCCGGGTCCCCGTCCCGCAGCGACGCCACCCGCCGCTCGAACTCGGCCAGCGCCTTGGGGTTCCCCGGAGCGTGCTGGGCCACCCAGGCGCAGCTCGCCGTCTCCCGGGCCCCGCGCAGCACCGCACAGCCCTCCCACTCGCGCACATCCCAGCCGTAGGCCGCGGTGAAGGAGTCGTACGCCTCGGCCGGCAGGCCGTAGCGGTCGCGGGAGAGGGCCATCACCACCAGGTCGTGCTCGCGCAGATCGGCGGAGAAGGTCTCCAGGTCCACCAGGACCGGCCCGTCGGGACCGATGTGCACGTTGCGGGGCAGCGCGTCGCCGTGGATGGGCCCCCGCGGCAGCCGCGGGGTGAGCGCGGCCGCGGCCGCCACGAAACCGTCCCGCCGCTCGCGCAGGTACGCCGCGTCCGCGGGGTCGATCGCCTCGCCGGCCAGACGCAGCCAGCGTTCCACACCGCCCAGCAGATCGCGGGGCGGCAGCTCGAAGGGGGGAGAGGGCAGTGCGTGGACGATCCGCAGCAGCGCGGCCAGATCCCGCGGCTCCGCGGGACGTACGGGGTCGGGCAGCCGGTGCCACACCGTCACCGGGTGGCCTTCGACGAGCAGCGGCTCCGGCTCGGCCGCCCGCACCGCGGGGACACCGGCCTCTTCCAGCCACACCGCGACGGCCAGCTCACGGCGGGCCCGGCCCAGCAACTCGGCGTCGCGGCCCACCTTCACGACCAGGCCACCAAAGGCGAACACGGCGTTCTCGCCCAGGGCGAGCAGCCGGGCGTCCCCCGCCGGGCCGGGCAGCACTCCCGCCCTGGCCAGTACGTCCCGCGCCCGTGCCTCGTCCATCGTCCGCCTCCGTCTTCCTCTTCGTCTTCGTCGCTGTCGTCCGTCGTGGCCCTCGCACCGGGGTGGCCGGATTCCGCCGCCCCGCGGTCAGTCTCGCATCCGCACAGGTCGGACCGTGTGCGCGGTGCCTTGACGGCGCATCCCCCCTTCACGACCATGACGGAGGCCCGCCGGGCCCGGACCGTCACGAGCCGCGCAAAGGAGCCGATACGTGACCGTGGTGACCGAGGCCGGGCGCGCGTCACCGAGCCCGCCGAGCCCGGGCCGCCGAAGGCGTGGCGCCGGCGCCGGCCCCGGTGCCTGGTTCCTGGTGCTGCCCGCGCTGATCCCCATCCTGCTGCTGAGCGTCGGACCGCTGCTCTACGGCGTCTCGCTGGCCTTCACCGACGCCCAGTCGGGCCGCACCGAGCCGACGCAGTGGATCGGCGGGCTCAACTTCACCGACCTCGCCCGCGACACCCTGTTCTGGGAGTCCTTCCGCATCGGCCTGGTCTGGGCGGTCGGGGTGACGATGCCGCAGTTCCTGCTGGCGCTCGGCCTCGCCCTGCTGCTGAACCAGGACCTGCGGCTGCGATGGCTCGCCCGCGCGCTGGCGATCGTGCCGTGGGCGATGCCGGAGGTGGTCGTCGGCATCATGTGGCGGCTGGTCTACAACCCGGACGCCGGCATCCTCAACGAGACCCTGCGGGACCTCGGCCTCGGCGACGGCCGCGACTGGCTCAGCGGCCTCGGCACCGCGCTCCCGGCGGTGATCCTCGTCGGTGTCTGGGCCGGGATGCCGCAGACCACGGTCGCCCTGCTCGCCGGACTGCAGAACACCCCGCGCGAACTGCACGAGGCGGCGGCCCTCGACGGCGCGGGCGCCTGGCGCCGCTTCCGCACGGTGACCTGGCCCGCCCTGCGCCCCGTCGCGCTCGCCGTCACCGCCCTGAACTTCATCTGGAACTTCAACTCCTTCGCCCTCGTCTACGTCCTGACCAACGGCGGCCCCGGCGGCCGCACCCGCCTTCCCATGCTCTTCGCCTACGAGGAGGCCTTCCGATACGGCCAGTTCGGGTACGCGGCGGCGATGGGCTGCGTCATGGTGGCGGTGATCTCGGTGCTGCTCGCCGTGTTCCTGGCCGGCCGGCTCAAGGGAGGCGACGACGCGTGAGGACCCGTACGGGAGCCCGGATCGGACAGTACGCGGCGCTGCTCGCGTATCTGCTCTTCCTCGCCTTCCCCTTCCTCTGGCTGCTCTCCACGGCCTTCAAGCCGCCGCGCGAGCTGGGCAGTCCGCACCCCGCCTGGATCCCCGACCACCCCACCCTGGCCAACTTCCGGCAGGCCTTCGACGAGCAGCCACTGCTCCAGGCGGCGCTCAACTCGCTGCTCGCCGCGGCCGGGGCCGCCCTCGTCGCCGTGCTGATCGCCACGCCGATGGCCTACGTCATGGCCCGCCACCGCAACCGGCTGGCGCGGGCCGCGACCGGCTGGGTCGTGGTCAGCCAGGCGTTCCCGTTCGTGCTGGTGATCATTCCGCTGTTCCTGGTTTTGAAGAACCTGCGGCTGATCGACTCCCTGGCGGGGCTGGTGCTGGTGTACGTGGTGTGGGCGCTGCCGTTCGCGCTGTGGATGCTCGTCGGATACGTCCGCGCGGTGCCCACCGAGCTGGAGGAGGCCGCCGCGGTCGACGGGGCCGGGCGGCTGCGGACCCTGGTGTCGGTGACCGCGCCGCTG includes:
- a CDS encoding aminoglycoside phosphotransferase family protein, whose amino-acid sequence is MDEARARDVLARAGVLPGPAGDARLLALGENAVFAFGGLVVKVGRDAELLGRARRELAVAVWLEEAGVPAVRAAEPEPLLVEGHPVTVWHRLPDPVRPAEPRDLAALLRIVHALPSPPFELPPRDLLGGVERWLRLAGEAIDPADAAYLRERRDGFVAAAAALTPRLPRGPIHGDALPRNVHIGPDGPVLVDLETFSADLREHDLVVMALSRDRYGLPAEAYDSFTAAYGWDVREWEGCAVLRGARETASCAWVAQHAPGNPKALAEFERRVASLRDGDPAVRWYPF
- a CDS encoding sugar ABC transporter permease; the encoded protein is MTVVTEAGRASPSPPSPGRRRRGAGAGPGAWFLVLPALIPILLLSVGPLLYGVSLAFTDAQSGRTEPTQWIGGLNFTDLARDTLFWESFRIGLVWAVGVTMPQFLLALGLALLLNQDLRLRWLARALAIVPWAMPEVVVGIMWRLVYNPDAGILNETLRDLGLGDGRDWLSGLGTALPAVILVGVWAGMPQTTVALLAGLQNTPRELHEAAALDGAGAWRRFRTVTWPALRPVALAVTALNFIWNFNSFALVYVLTNGGPGGRTRLPMLFAYEEAFRYGQFGYAAAMGCVMVAVISVLLAVFLAGRLKGGDDA
- a CDS encoding 3'-5' exonuclease: MGWHRELLTGFDLETTGTDPHTARIVTAAVIEVRDGQPLGRREWLADPGVEIPADAVAVHGISNERAAAEGRPADRVADAVADVLTGYWKTGVPVVVYNASFDLTLLSAELRRYGLPSLRDRLGGQDPAPVIDPYTIDRRADRYRRGKRTLEAVCTEYGVPLDSAHDATADALAAARLARAIAGRHPKIAALGPAELHRRQIEWYAEWAADFQNFLRRKGDAAAVVDGAWPVREPTTATTG
- a CDS encoding carbohydrate ABC transporter permease, which translates into the protein MRTRTGARIGQYAALLAYLLFLAFPFLWLLSTAFKPPRELGSPHPAWIPDHPTLANFRQAFDEQPLLQAALNSLLAAAGAALVAVLIATPMAYVMARHRNRLARAATGWVVVSQAFPFVLVIIPLFLVLKNLRLIDSLAGLVLVYVVWALPFALWMLVGYVRAVPTELEEAAAVDGAGRLRTLVSVTAPLLAPGIVATALFAFITAWNEFFFALVLLKSPERQTLPVILTHFIGAEGVADLGPLAAAAFLATLPSLVVFAVIQRRITGGMLAGAVKG
- a CDS encoding SAV2148 family HEPN domain-containing protein, with product MGSGGLELPPGDEAGHEGNSTDVPPGTVSLARPMETGSIGPELDWDADAWREVRTRAQRAGRAYIWLNLVEQRLRAVVAAVLRPIYEPVHGDDWVVAAAGPAGQEWVQRAVAVREVSRRKGYLLDPADDNVLSFLTLPQLRELMVQHWPCFEPYIDERRDVELALDELEVTRNVVSRNRALSEAVLSQAERASARLLEILGAGGDVPSARRLPVDAVEDLVGDRYADVVAVHPDRVRLLRQFPAEDIFGRARRLDAIGIGLNLLVQNFSGRRLVRLAEAGCRVRLLFLNPASSAVKRRERELGIKRGELSRAVEMNILHMRRVRARLRDPGAFEIQVFDETPRFTAYLVDGDGSDGIAVVQSYLRRTRGMEAPVLVLRGGSRVVRADDPEGTLDGGLFPTYREEFELAWADSRPVS